The sequence GCGTCACATCAGCGACGAAGACCTCCACGAACTCCTGCGCCGCGACTGGCGGCCCCGCCTGACCGCCGCATGGCTGATCGGATTGGACCGCCGTGTTCGCTTCCGCCAGACTGTCGGCGAGCTTCTCCTGAACAGCGAGGTCTGCTACGCAGGCCAGGGCTACTGCTTCGCCCTCGCCAACTTCGGGCAATCCCACGACGCCGAGATCCTCACCGCCTACCTCGACCGTTACCTGCCCAGAACCGACTGCTACTACGACCAGCACTGGGCCATCGGCGCGCTCCTTCATCTCGACGACCGCCTCGGCACCCACCACGCCGACCGATACCTCACCACCGGCCTGTGGCAGGCCTCCGCGTTCTCCCGCCTGGACCCCGCCGTCTACCAGCAGGCGATCAGCGACCTCTGCGATACCGCCCGTGCTCTCGGCAACGTCGCCGGCCAAGGCGGCCCCGGTTTCGGAGACTTCGAGGCGTGACCACCGCTTCACCAGCCATCACCCGGGGTCCTGGGTCGGGACCAGGGCGGTTGCCAGAGCCTGCGGATCGTGGTGATTCACAGGGTTCGACACCATCGATCGAGGACTGTGAAGTCGTCGTCGGCGAGTCCCCGGTATGACTCCA comes from Microbispora sp. ZYX-F-249 and encodes:
- a CDS encoding DUF6000 family protein, giving the protein MWDRDEPRYLKLLGGKLPRLSNRFKAALAGDARHISDEDLHELLRRDWRPRLTAAWLIGLDRRVRFRQTVGELLLNSEVCYAGQGYCFALANFGQSHDAEILTAYLDRYLPRTDCYYDQHWAIGALLHLDDRLGTHHADRYLTTGLWQASAFSRLDPAVYQQAISDLCDTARALGNVAGQGGPGFGDFEA